The following are from one region of the Salvia splendens isolate huo1 chromosome 2, SspV2, whole genome shotgun sequence genome:
- the LOC121767939 gene encoding IQ domain-containing protein IQM2-like, producing the protein MGVYPSSPLTVSSDLDISFESFIANLISNDKLNKPIIESINLQGIQVEGDGIDSKCMFDDLMSPLAGSLMGSIPHSPKHEAAIKLQKVYKSFRTRRKLADCAVLMEQSWWKLLDFAELKHSSISFFDIDRHETAISRWSRARTRAAKVGKGLSRNGKAQKLALQHWLEAIDPRHRYGHNLHFYYVKWLNSQSKEPFFYWLDIGEGKDINLVEKCPRSKLQQQCIKYLGPMERKAYEVVIEGGRLLYKQTGEPLHTTKGSKWIFVLSTSRTLYVGKKKKGTFQHSSFLAGGATLAAGRIVAENGVLKAVWPHSGHYKPTPENFQDFISFLRENNVDLNDVKLDSTDEEEDHLYNASEDDAASTSSDKAQPAEESTTCASLQTRQSRGIIRELTALEIPCNNSLLEKLMSEKQRSSSDDFLLESPTESDEAKAEVGSISQRINQHKESKSFQLGKQLSCNWSTGAGPRIGCVRDYPWRLQERALEEVNLSPTSIQRLRLDAPLPSESRRAGISILSCRTSSAHSTKQSSPLHSLSY; encoded by the exons ATGGGTGTATATCCTTCCAGCCCTCTCACAGTGAGCTCTGATTTAGACATCAGTTTTGAGTCCTTCATTGCAAATCTGATAAGCAATGACAAGCTCAATAAGCCTATAATTGAGTCCATCAATCTCCAAGGCATACAAGTTGAGGGTGATGGCATTGACAGCAAATGTATGTTTGATGATCTGATGAGCCCTTTGGCTGGATCACTGATGGGGAGCATCCCTCATTCTCCGAAACACGAGGCAGCTATAAAGTTGCAGAAGGTCTACAAGAGTTTCAGAACCAGGAGGAAGTTAGCTGATTGTGCAGTTCTCATGGAGCAGAGCTGGTGGAAGTTGCTAGACTTTGCGGAGCTCAAGCATAGCTCCATTTCCTTCTTCGACATTGACAGACACGAGACTGCCATCTCGCGCTGGTCAAGAGCAAGAACCAGGGCTGCAAAG GTTGGAAAGGGGCTGTCCAGGAATGGGAAAGCTCAGAAACTTGCTTTGCAGCATTGGCTTGAAGCT ATTGATCCGCGGCACCGTTATGGCCACAATCTCCATTTCTATTATGTTAAATGGTTGAATTCACAAAGCAAAGAGCCCTTCTTTTATTG GCTAGATATTGGAGAAGGGAAAGACATCAATCTTGTCGAGAAGTGCCCTCGTTCGAAACTTCAGCAACAATGCATCAAGTATCTTGGCCCG ATGGAACGAAAGGCGTATGAAGTTGTGATTGAGGGTGGGAGGCTCTTATACAAGCAGACAGGGGAGCCCCTTCACACCACTAAGGGTTCTAAGTGGATTTTTGTCCTCAGCACGTCGAGGACATTGTATGTCGGGAAGAAAAAGAAGGGCACGTTCCAACACTCGAGTTTCTTGGCAGGCGGAGCCACACTGGCTGCCGGGAGGATAGTAGCTGAAAATGGAGTCTTGAAG GCAGTGTGGCCTCACAGTGGTCATTACAAGCCAACACCAGAAAATTTCCAAGATTTCATATCATTTCTCAGGGAGAACAATGTGGATCTCAATGATGTTAAG CTTGATTCCACCGATGAAGAAGAGGACCATCTGTACAATGCATCAGAAGATGATGCAGCTTCAACATCATCGGATAAAGCTCAGCCTGCAGAAGAAAGCACCACATGTGCTTCTCTGCAGACGCGCCAATCAAGAGGCATCATTCGAGAACTGACTGCCCTCGAGATACCTTGCAACAATAGCTTGTTAGAGAAGCTCATGTCTGAAAAACAAAGATCAAGCTCTGATGATTTCCTCCTAGAATCACCGACTGAGTCCGATGAGGCCAAGGCCGAAGTGGGGAGCATTTCACAAAGAATCAACCAACACAAAGAGAGCAAGTCTTTTCAGCTGGGAAAGCAGCTTTCTTGCAACTGGAGCACTGGGGCAGGCCCTCGGATAGGCTGTGTGAGAGACTATCCTTGGCGCCTCCAAGAACGCGCCTTAGAGGAAGTGAATCTGTCTCCAACAAGCATCCAACGGCTGAGATTAGACGCCCCCTTGCCATCTGAATCACGACGAGCAGGCATCAGCATTCTTTCTTGCCGGACTAGTAGTGCACATTCAACAAAACAGTCCTCACCTCTACATTCACTCTCATACTGA